In the genome of Gordonia rubripertincta, one region contains:
- a CDS encoding phytoene desaturase family protein — protein sequence MSRVIVIGAGVGGLATAMRLQAAGHDVTVLEQFDTVGGKLGVIEHDGFVFDTGPSLVTMPHVLTELFDETGAPLDEFLELERLPVAARYRFPDGTVLDLPDALDDIPAALDNALGPGSGDQWSSFLDRAQAIWEVTHGPFLESPMSVRTMIGGIATPSDVRTVAPWKTLRGLGSEYLGDSRLAMLLDRYATYTGSDPRRAPAALASVPWAEQAWGSWYVRGGLGRIATAMRDRFLALGGHIEFGVAVSRVSTDEHGRVDGVVLADSSCRSADLVVANADARQVFDRLVPRRSARIPSALLRRSTPSLSGFVLLLALDNPPADQAHHHVLFAEDYDEEFDAVFGFNGPPRPVARPTVYISAPDDPEIVPGPGTAAWFVLVNAPRHDPEHGVDWDAAGLADKYADQIMQVMADRGLDVRDQVRHRLLVTPADLERRTMTPGGSIYGSSSNGPRAAFLRPKNTSPIPGLYLVGGSSHPGGGLPLVMLSAKIVADLIAGSPTP from the coding sequence ATGAGCCGGGTCATCGTCATCGGCGCCGGCGTCGGCGGTCTTGCGACGGCGATGCGCCTGCAGGCGGCCGGCCATGACGTCACCGTGCTCGAGCAGTTCGACACCGTCGGCGGCAAGCTCGGCGTCATCGAGCACGACGGTTTCGTCTTCGACACCGGCCCGTCGCTGGTCACCATGCCTCACGTCCTGACCGAGTTGTTCGACGAGACCGGCGCCCCGCTGGACGAGTTCCTCGAGCTCGAACGCCTACCGGTAGCAGCGCGCTACCGATTCCCCGACGGCACGGTCCTCGACCTTCCCGACGCGCTCGACGACATCCCCGCCGCCCTCGACAACGCTCTCGGGCCCGGCTCCGGCGACCAGTGGTCGTCGTTTCTCGATCGCGCGCAAGCGATCTGGGAGGTCACCCACGGGCCGTTCCTCGAGTCGCCGATGAGCGTCCGGACGATGATCGGCGGGATCGCCACACCCTCCGACGTCCGCACCGTGGCACCCTGGAAGACGTTGCGCGGGCTGGGGTCCGAGTATCTCGGCGATTCCCGGCTCGCGATGCTGCTCGACCGTTACGCGACCTACACGGGCTCGGACCCGCGCCGTGCCCCGGCGGCCCTGGCTTCGGTTCCGTGGGCCGAGCAGGCCTGGGGCTCCTGGTATGTCCGTGGCGGCCTCGGCCGGATCGCCACCGCGATGCGGGATCGGTTCCTCGCCCTGGGCGGACATATCGAGTTCGGCGTCGCGGTGTCCCGGGTGTCGACAGATGAGCACGGCCGCGTCGACGGCGTCGTGCTCGCCGACAGCAGCTGCCGCTCCGCCGATCTCGTCGTGGCGAACGCCGACGCGCGCCAGGTCTTCGACCGACTGGTCCCCCGCCGTTCCGCTCGCATCCCGTCTGCGCTGCTACGACGTTCGACACCGTCGCTGTCGGGCTTCGTCCTGCTCCTCGCGCTCGACAACCCGCCCGCCGACCAGGCTCACCACCACGTCCTGTTCGCCGAGGACTACGACGAGGAGTTCGACGCCGTCTTCGGCTTCAACGGCCCACCGCGACCCGTCGCCCGTCCGACCGTGTACATCTCCGCACCCGACGATCCGGAGATCGTCCCGGGCCCCGGCACCGCAGCCTGGTTCGTGCTCGTCAACGCCCCCCGGCACGACCCGGAGCACGGAGTCGACTGGGATGCAGCAGGACTTGCGGACAAGTATGCCGACCAGATCATGCAGGTGATGGCCGACCGCGGCCTCGACGTCCGCGACCAGGTCCGCCACCGACTGCTGGTCACGCCGGCAGATCTCGAGCGCCGCACCATGACTCCCGGCGGCTCGATCTACGGCTCGTCGTCGAACGGTCCGCGCGCCGCCTTCCTCCGGCCGAAGAACACATCGCCGATCCCGGGCCTGTACCTGGTCGGCGGGTCGTCGCACCCCGGCGGCGGGCTCCCGCTGGTGATGCTGTCGGCGAAGATCGTCGCGGATCTGATCGCCGGCTCACCCACCCCCTGA